A region from the Vicia villosa cultivar HV-30 ecotype Madison, WI linkage group LG3, Vvil1.0, whole genome shotgun sequence genome encodes:
- the LOC131660851 gene encoding uncharacterized protein LOC131660851 — translation MWIHIAVIASTVGCVSTILLILICRRWCYTRNRRDSSSEQANITRIESSRTRIHHHHRMPSVHHQIDQGNKNKSSNNNHSLFRSGKRTATGLFSWINNPSMAVDAVENGWSRFAFTSYKSYMPSPSKRSTLLGSRGAPVGDYKSSEAEISWEVSNDSDEFMQKVRLNSGMKKLNQIIQNQNSYSISVVNSVIRTALPLPGPVLGSCVFPQESYFEITILNSSIGDEIESVRKSVEGDKAMLIAKGNSEALVHVTSGGKNSKVSSVEEMKVDGRDGGGKKSESVMFSLGLTIGGPVVLKVPGSYPGSIGFNSNGSVYLDGMKLVFESEKAEWIGTNKVIGCGFDPRQKKVFFTLDSELMHVIHCQTEEFSTPLYPTLAANIDITVLVNFGQNTFKYAPANAQRTPNPCLISPLVNSPAATIGYDDSRELFSMGRIDSQWLNRTTNKGSHNNNNVNNNSAMDFDQESEADLFEIVLDGSGKSSNTTL, via the exons ATGTGGATACATATTGCAGTCATAGCCTCCACCGTTGGATGCGTATCAACCATACTCTTGATCTTAATCTGTCGCCGTTGGTGTTACACAAGAAACCGTAGAGATTCTTCTTCTGAACAAGCTAATATAACCAGAATTGAAAGTTCTAGAACTagaattcatcatcatcatcgcatGCCAAGTGTTCATCATCAAATAGATCAAGGTAACAAAAACAAAAGTAGCAATAATAATCATTCACTGTTTCGTTCTGGAAAACGAACAGCAACAGGTTTATTCAGTTGGATTAACAATCCATCTATGGCCGTTGATGCGGTTGAAAATGGATGGTCGAGATTCGCTTTCACTAGCTATAAAAGTTACATGCCTTCTCCATCTAAAAGGTCTACACTGTTAGGTTCACGTGGGGCTCCTGTGGGTGATTATAAATCCTCAGAAGCTGAGATTAGTTGGGAAGTTTCAAATGATTCGGATGAGTTTATGCAGAAAGTTAGGTTAAATTCCGGAATgaaaaaattgaatcaaattaTTCAAAATCAGAATAGTTATTCTATTTCTGTTGTGAATTCTGTTATTAGAACTGCTTTGCCGTTACCTGGTCCTGTTTTGGGGAGTTGTGTTTTTCCGCAAGAATCTTATTTTGAGATTACGATTTTGAATTCGTCTATTGGCGATGAGATTGAATCGGTTAGGAAGAGTGTGGAAGGTGATAAGGCTATGCTTATTGCGAAAGGGAATTCGGAGGCGTTGGTTCATGTTACGAGTGGTGGTAAGAATAGTAAAGTGAGTAGTGTTGAagaaatgaaggttgatggaagAGATGGTGGTGGGAAGAAGAGTGAATCGGTGATGTTTTCGTTGGGGTTGACGATTGGTGGTCCTGTTGTTTTGAAAGTTCCTGGGAGTTATCCTGGAAGCATTGGTTTCAACTCAAATGGTTCTGTTTATCTTGATG GAATGAAACTTGTATTCGAATCTGAGAAAGCGGAGTGGATAGGAACCAATAAGGTGATCGGTTGTGGATTTGATCCAAGGCAGAAGAAAGTTTTCTTCACATTAGACTCAGAATTGATGCATGTAATCCACTGCCAGACAGAAGAATTCAGCACTCCATTGTATCCAACATTGGCCGCAAATATAGACATCACAGTATTGGTTAATTTTGGacaaaatacatttaaatatgcACCTGCAAATGCTCAAAGAACACCGAATCCATGTTTAATATCACCGCTTGTAAATTCTCCTGCTGCTACCATAGGCTACGATGACAGCAGGGAACTATTTTCCATGGGTAGGATTGATTCTCAGTGGCTTAATAGGACTACAAACAAAGGAAGCCATAACAATAACAATGTGAACAATAATTCAGCCATGGATTTTGATCAAGAGTCTGAGGCTGATTTGTTTGAAATTGTCTTAGATGGTTCTGGAAAATCTTCAAATACAACATTATAG